The following is a genomic window from Marinobacter sp. NP-4(2019).
GGCTGGATGCCTCGAAATCGATAAATGCTGGCCTAGTCTCGGAGTTCATTTTCTCTGATTTTTTATTGATGTGCTTTGATTTGAGTTTACCCGCCCCTTTGTTCAGACGCGAACCCATCGTGTCATTCCACTGTTACAATATGCTCATCGAATGTAAAACCCCGATGACAACCAAGCGGTTGTCGGGAGTATGACCGGGAAACGCTGATGTCTGAAACTGTTGTTGTGATCTATTCCGGAGGCATGGACTCGTTCACCTTGTTGCACCTTGCCCGTGCCCGTGGTTACCAGGTTCATGCCCTGTCCTTCGATTATGGCCAGCGCCATGTCCGTGAGCTGGAGTGTGCGCGTAAGGTCTGTGATGACGCGGGTATCCCCCATAAGGTGATCGACATTCGTGCCCTAGGAGAGGTCATGGCCGGGTCGGCGCTGACTGCCGATGTTGAGGTTCCGGAAGGTCACTACGAAGAAGAGTCCATGAAGGCGACGGTGGTGCCCAATCGCAACATGATCCTGCTGTCGCTGGCCACCGGTTATGCGGTTACTGCCGGGGCCGGTGCAGTCTGGTATGGGGCCCATGGCGGAGATCACGCCATCTACCCCGATTGTCGCCCGGAATTCGTGGAAAAGATGGATGCGGTATGTCGGGTGGCGAACTACGAGCCGGTCGCCATTGAAGCGCCGTTCATGGCCATGGACAAATCAGAGATTCTGGCGGAAGGACTGAAGCTGAACCTGGACTATGGCCAGACCTGGACCTGCTACAACGGTCGGGACAAGGCTTGCGGTCGTTGTGGTTCCTGTGTGGAACGTCGTGAAGCCTTTGCCGCCCACGGCCTGGTGGATCCGCTGCCATATGAGGATGAAGCCTGATGTACAGGGTCAAGGAAGCGTTTTATACCTTGCAGGGGGAAGGTGCCCAGGCCGGACGGGCCGCGGTTTTTTGTCGATTCAGCAAGTGCAACCTGTGGACTGGCCGGGAAAAGGATCGCTCCGGATCTGTTTGTGATTTCTGCGACACGGATTTCGTCGGGACCGATGGCCAGAACGGCGGAAAGTTTGACACCGCCGAGGCGTTAGCTCGCCATATTCGCAGCCTCTGGCCGGATGCACCCGGACGGCCCTATGTGGTGTGTACCGGGGGCGAGCCTTTGCTACAGCTGGATACCGATCTGATAACGGCCTTTCATGCTCAGGGCCTTGAAATCGGCGTGGAAACCAACGGCACACTGCCGGCGCCTGAGGGAATTGACTGGTTGTGTGTCAGCCCGAAAGCCGATGCGCCGGTGGTTATTGACCGGTGTGATGAACTGAAACTGGTCTACCCCCAGCCCAAGGCCCTGCCCGAACGGTTTCTGCACATTCAGGCACGGCATTATTTCCTGTCGCCCATGGCCTCCCCATCGGCCCCAGAAACCGGGGTAGACCCGTTAAAGCAAAGCAACACCCGCAAGGCAACCGAGTATTGCCTGGCCCATCCCCAGTGGCGGCTGACATTGCAGATGCACAAGATTGTCGGCATCGACTGACGCCGACCGTTCCTGATTTACGCCGTTGCTCTCATGGACGGAGTCCGGGGCTTGACCGGCTGCAGAGCCTGGCTGCGATAGTGACTTGGGCTGGTGCCGGTCCAGCGCTTGAAGGCACGGGTGAAGTTGGCGGCGTCGACATAACCCAGTACATCTGCAATCTGGCTCAGGTTCATGCCGGTGTTCTTCAGCAGCTCCCCCGCGCGTTCCAGGCGAACATGATCCACCAGGTTCTGGAAACTGGCGTTCTCTTCCTGCAGTCGTCGTTTCAATGTGCGTTCGGAGACGAACAGGGTGGCCGCTACCCTGGCCAGCTTGGGCGGGAACGGGTGGCTGGTTTCGATCACACGCCGTACCCGGCAGGCAAAACCGGCATCTTCGGTCAGCTGCTTCAGCGCTTCCTCACATTTGGCGCGGGAAGAGGCGGAGAGCTGGGCGTCACTGAAACGCACTGGCAGGCTCAGGTGAGTCCGTGGGATGAGAAGGGCGTCCTCGCGGGCTTCGTACCGTACCGGAACCGGGATGTGCTGGCGGAAGCGTTGGAAATAGGTCGGTTCCGGCCCACGGCGGAGAATGGCGGCGCCGGGTACCGGGGAACCGGTCAGTTGGATGCCCATGGAGACGCAGCCGAACAGCATGGCGTCCATAATGAATCCGTATAGCGGCCCGAGGTCGACACCACAGGAGACATTGAACAGTACGTTGCCACCTTCCTCGCGGCGGGACACCTCCAGATGGGGTGCTCGCAGGGTGAGATAACGGGTCATCAGTTCCAGCGCTTCGTTCAGCGAACGACTGCTCATCACCGCAGTCCCGAGAGCACCGTGCAAAGGCAGTTTCAGCTCCCGGGCGAGCATGATGCCCAGTCCGGGCTCACCGCTTTCAATAATGGCCCGGGTAACAAACTCGCTGGCCTGGGCCTGACTGACTCGCAGTTCCATGGATTTCAGGCGGGCCGGGTCGAGACCGACTCGCAAAAGAAGGGCCCGTTCATCAACACCTATGGAGTTGAGGAGCTCTGCCAGCAAGTGCAGGTATATGGCCGGCATGCCCAGATCCTGAACAGTCGATACTGAGGCGCGCATGGTTTTTCCTCGTTTTATGCTGTTTTTGTTATGTAAGGGTAAGGGAACGACATTTAGCCACGATTATGACCGTTACCCTGGCTCAGCCCCATGACTTCAGTGACGGGTCAAGAGGCCATACAGGCCAATCAGCGTTGGTGACGGCAAACGAAATCGGCCAGGGTGGCTGCCGAGTGCCCGGGGTTTTCCAGCATGGGGAGGTGCCCGACGCCCCGGAACACGTGGATATCGGCTTCCGGCGTGACGGTGCGGAACCAGTCAACGCAACAGGTGGGGGTAATCACGTCGCGGTCGCCCCATTGCACCTGCAGTGGTGGTGTGTCTTTACCCAGGTAGCGGGCCGGTGCCAGTGCATCGGCCAGCATGTCGTCAAATATATGCCGTAGCGCGTCACTGCGTTGCAGCAGGTCCGGGCCTAGCAGGCCGGTCATTGCGATGCCCATGGCCGTGGGCTTGCCGTTGCCGACGCTGTTGAACATACGATAGACGCCAGACCAGTCTCTGGGGATCAGGATGTCGTCACGGTCGGATTCGAACGGCGCATCGATATCCACATCGGCGTGTTCCGGTATACCGGCGCTGTTGAGCAGTGTCACGGAGCGGGGTGCGGGTTCCATGCGGTGAGCAAGAATGGCGGCGATGGCACCGCCCATTGAGCTGCCAGCGATGTGTATATTGTCCAAGGGGAAGTCGGCCAGCCAGTCCCTCAGCCTCAATGCCTGGGCTTCGTAGCGGTAACTGGCATCGGATCGGTAGTCACTCTCGCCCAGTCCCGGGAGGTCGGGTGCCAGAATGTGCCAGTCCCGGGGCAGTTTCTGCAGCCAGAATGCCCAGTTCTCTTTCATCGCCGCGAAACCGTGGATCAGCAGCACCGTGGGTTTGTCGGGCGCCGGTGTGCCGCGCTCCAGGTAGATCATACGGTGCCCATCG
Proteins encoded in this region:
- a CDS encoding alpha/beta fold hydrolase, with the protein product MKVPTPNLWPLARTGQRWMLQAKRKEVMIDGHRMIYLERGTPAPDKPTVLLIHGFAAMKENWAFWLQKLPRDWHILAPDLPGLGESDYRSDASYRYEAQALRLRDWLADFPLDNIHIAGSSMGGAIAAILAHRMEPAPRSVTLLNSAGIPEHADVDIDAPFESDRDDILIPRDWSGVYRMFNSVGNGKPTAMGIAMTGLLGPDLLQRSDALRHIFDDMLADALAPARYLGKDTPPLQVQWGDRDVITPTCCVDWFRTVTPEADIHVFRGVGHLPMLENPGHSAATLADFVCRHQR
- the queE gene encoding 7-carboxy-7-deazaguanine synthase → MYRVKEAFYTLQGEGAQAGRAAVFCRFSKCNLWTGREKDRSGSVCDFCDTDFVGTDGQNGGKFDTAEALARHIRSLWPDAPGRPYVVCTGGEPLLQLDTDLITAFHAQGLEIGVETNGTLPAPEGIDWLCVSPKADAPVVIDRCDELKLVYPQPKALPERFLHIQARHYFLSPMASPSAPETGVDPLKQSNTRKATEYCLAHPQWRLTLQMHKIVGID
- the queC gene encoding 7-cyano-7-deazaguanine synthase QueC; the protein is MSETVVVIYSGGMDSFTLLHLARARGYQVHALSFDYGQRHVRELECARKVCDDAGIPHKVIDIRALGEVMAGSALTADVEVPEGHYEEESMKATVVPNRNMILLSLATGYAVTAGAGAVWYGAHGGDHAIYPDCRPEFVEKMDAVCRVANYEPVAIEAPFMAMDKSEILAEGLKLNLDYGQTWTCYNGRDKACGRCGSCVERREAFAAHGLVDPLPYEDEA
- a CDS encoding AraC family transcriptional regulator → MRASVSTVQDLGMPAIYLHLLAELLNSIGVDERALLLRVGLDPARLKSMELRVSQAQASEFVTRAIIESGEPGLGIMLARELKLPLHGALGTAVMSSRSLNEALELMTRYLTLRAPHLEVSRREEGGNVLFNVSCGVDLGPLYGFIMDAMLFGCVSMGIQLTGSPVPGAAILRRGPEPTYFQRFRQHIPVPVRYEAREDALLIPRTHLSLPVRFSDAQLSASSRAKCEEALKQLTEDAGFACRVRRVIETSHPFPPKLARVAATLFVSERTLKRRLQEENASFQNLVDHVRLERAGELLKNTGMNLSQIADVLGYVDAANFTRAFKRWTGTSPSHYRSQALQPVKPRTPSMRATA